In the genome of Dyadobacter fermentans DSM 18053, the window GCCACCACGCCGATTGGTAAGGCGCATCTTCCGCTTTTTTCAGCAATTCGGAATAGGCCGTGAGCGTCTGGCCCATGGAGGTCGTCCGGTTGGCGAGCACCTTGACGAACTCCGTGTAGCGCCCCAGGATAAAAAGGTGGACGGCCAAGCTGGCAAACACCGCGTAGCCCGGCACAATGCCCGCAAAATACAGCACCATAATCGCCAGCGTAACCAGCGGGAACCACCGCCATTTCAGCGCGGCCTGCAAAGGTGCCGGAAACATTTCGACCACCCACGTTTGGAATTCGCCCACGTGGCTCGCGGCGTGTTCGTGCAGCAGGGCGGTAGCTTCCCATTGCTGCATCAGTCCGGGATGGCGGCTGAAATCCGTTGCCGCGGCCTGCCGGAGCGCTATTTCCGGGGGGGTAGCGGGATTTTTAAGCCAGTTGGCCAGCCGGCGGCTTCCTTCGGCGGTGCGGGTACGGTTGAGGAGTTTGAACAGGGAATATTCTCCGAAAATATCGAGATCGTCGGCATAGTGGTGGTCCTTTTCGCGGAAGCCGGCGCCGGTATCGGGCCGTTTGAAGCGGAAATCGAGGCGTGCGAGCTCGTCGTCGTTAATGGTGACCAGGTTTCGCTGGAAGTTGCGGCCGATGCGCGCCTGCTGCTGTTTGCCCATCAAAACCAGGAAGATTACCAGCAAAACCAGTATTCCGATGCCCCAGTACGCGACGCCTGTTTTGTTCCACACCACAGCCAGCAGCACCATGCCCGCGAATGTGGCCAGGCGGAGCAATGCAATGCGTTTGAACCGCTCGTTCGCAGCCTGCTCGGCCGTTGTTGCTTTTTCTTTCTCGGCCTGGAAGAACTGCCGGGACGCGGAGGAGGTGATTTCAGTATTTTTCAATGGCTGTTTCAAATTGTAGTTTGATAAGATTGGCATACACGCCGTCGGGGATCGTGCTCAATGCCTGGTGCGTGCCCGACTCGGCAATGCGGCCGTCGCGCAGCACGTAAATCATGTCCACCTTGCGAATGGTGGCGAGCCGGTGTGCGATCACGATCGTGGTCCGGTTTTGCATTAATTCGTCCAGCGCGATCTGTACCAGCTTCTCCGACTCGGCGTCGAGCGAGCTCGTGGCTTCGTCGAGGATAAGGATTTTGGGATCTTTCAAAATGGCCCGCGCGATGGCAATGCGCTGCCGCTGGCCTCCGGAGAGCTTGATTCCCCGTTCGCCGACGATGGTTTCGAAACCTTCGGGAAACGATTCGATGAATTCCAGGGCATGCGCACGGCGGGCAGCGTCGATAATGGCCTCGCGTGAGGCCGACGGCTTTCCGTAAGCGATATTTTCATAAATCGTCCCGCCGAACAGCATCACTTCCTGCGGCACGATGGCGATGTTTTTGCGTAGTTCCGAAATACCATAATCCCGCACCGGCTTGCCGTCCACCAGGATTTCGCCCGATTGATAATTGTAAAAACGCATCAGAAGCTGCACGATGGTCGATTTACCCGCGCCGCTGTATCCCACCAAAGCGATTTTCTCTCCCGCCCGGATGTCCAGCGACACGCCTTTCAACACGGGCAGGTCCGCGCGCGATGGGTAGGCGAAATGCACGTCCTGATAGGTAACCCGGCCTTCGATATCGCCCGCGACGGCATTCCTGGCAGCTTCGACCGAGACCTCAGCCGTTTCACCCAAAATTTCAAAAATCCGCTCCGAGGCACCTACCGTCCGGTTGATTTGCGCATACAAATCGCCCATTCCGCTAATCGACGCGCCGATAAAAGTGGTGTAGAGAATAAATGTGAACAAGTCAGAAAGCCCGAATTCTCCCGCCTGCACCAGCGCCGCGCCATACCAGATCACGCCCACAATGCCGCCGAACATCGCAAAAATGATAAACGAAGCGAACCCGCCCCGAAAGCGGGCGGCAAACAGCATAAGGTTCACCACACGGTCCAGGATGGTGCGGTAGCGATGGATTTCGAGCGGCTCATTGGTAAATGCCTTCACCACATGCACCGATTGCAAGGTTTCTTCCACCACCACATTCGCCGCTGCGAGCTGATCCTGCGCCTTGCGGGAGAGCCTGCGCGTGTGACGGCCGAAAAAAACCGAAGCAACGCCAAGCACCGGCACCGTGGCGAGCATGAAGAGCGTGAGTTTCCAGGAAGTATAAAACAAAATGGACATACCGACGATCAATGTCGCCGCCTGCCGGAATAACTCGGCCAGTGTGAATGACAGCAGGCCCTGCAATTGCGAAACATCGGAAGTGATGCGGCTCGTAAGCTCGCCCACGCGCCGCTCTTCGAGATATGGAACAGGTAATGTGATAATCTTACTGAAAACATCCAGCCGGATATTGTTCACCGCCCTTTCGCTCACCTGGGAAAACAGGTAGATCCGGAAATATGAAAACACCGCCTGCCCGAGTAGGACCACAAACAAAAGCAGGGTGATCTGATTAATCGAAAACTGCGATTTGCCTTCGATTACCTCGATAATGCTGCCCACGAGCTTCGGAAATGCGAGCGAGGTGCCGGTCGATAATGCAAGGAACAGCATTCCCGCGGCAAATGTCATGCGGTACGGCCTGAGGTAACGCAGCAGATGAAGCGTGATTTTCAGTCCTTCCCATTTGATTTTTCTTACTGCGAATGGCGATTGCAAGTCGTTCCGGGGCAAATCTTTGCCGGACAGCCCTTTCCCATTTTCTTCTTTGGCCATTTGATCTGTGTAAAAGCGCGGGACAATCGTCAGCCCGCATCTTTGTATATAATTATTGAATGCTTGCCTGCAAAAATAAGCAATTATTCAAATGTCATCCGGCTGGGGCAAGGCATCAAGTTTACGTGCGATTTTGGCTAAAAATTGCTATTTTTTGAATGAACGGACGATGGGTCCTTTTGCCGGTGCGAAAATGTTGTAAAAAACTTGGGTTTCCCAGGCAACCCTGCTTTTCAATTCTACGTATAGGTTCAAAAAAGCAAATAGCATGCCCGAGTATAACTCCGCCGTTCTTCAAGAACTACTCGACGGCTGTTTACAAAAAAACCGCCGCAGTCAGGAGCTGTTATACAAGCAGTTCTACGGCTATGCTATGAGCATTTGCTTACGCTATACACGCAGCCGGGAAGAGGCGAAAGAAATACTCAAC includes:
- a CDS encoding ABC transporter ATP-binding protein: MAKEENGKGLSGKDLPRNDLQSPFAVRKIKWEGLKITLHLLRYLRPYRMTFAAGMLFLALSTGTSLAFPKLVGSIIEVIEGKSQFSINQITLLLFVVLLGQAVFSYFRIYLFSQVSERAVNNIRLDVFSKIITLPVPYLEERRVGELTSRITSDVSQLQGLLSFTLAELFRQAATLIVGMSILFYTSWKLTLFMLATVPVLGVASVFFGRHTRRLSRKAQDQLAAANVVVEETLQSVHVVKAFTNEPLEIHRYRTILDRVVNLMLFAARFRGGFASFIIFAMFGGIVGVIWYGAALVQAGEFGLSDLFTFILYTTFIGASISGMGDLYAQINRTVGASERIFEILGETAEVSVEAARNAVAGDIEGRVTYQDVHFAYPSRADLPVLKGVSLDIRAGEKIALVGYSGAGKSTIVQLLMRFYNYQSGEILVDGKPVRDYGISELRKNIAIVPQEVMLFGGTIYENIAYGKPSASREAIIDAARRAHALEFIESFPEGFETIVGERGIKLSGGQRQRIAIARAILKDPKILILDEATSSLDAESEKLVQIALDELMQNRTTIVIAHRLATIRKVDMIYVLRDGRIAESGTHQALSTIPDGVYANLIKLQFETAIEKY